CTTCGGCATATTAATGACAACTTTAGAGCTTTGGACACCATCCATCCGTTCCAACAGCTGCTGTACTTCGCCATTCAATGCGTTATTATACTTCACATTGAACTCGTTCTCCGTCATACCAATTGCCGAGGAAGACTGGTCAAAAGCACTCATGCCGATTGAGCCCTTTTGAATCAGGCCTTGAGACCCAACGTCTACCTTTGCCTTATCCGCACTTGCAGTTGGGACTGAGATTTGCGTCCCACCAGCGTTGAGCTGATACGGTATACCCGCTGAATCGAGATATTTAATGACTCCGGCAGCATCGTTTGCATTCAAGTCCCGGAAAGCCACTTCATACTCGGTTTTAGTAAACTGCATCGTTAGCACTACAATTGCAATAATAATGAATGCTAATGTCGAAACAAGTAGTATCTTCTGTTTTTTGCTGAAATTATTCCAATACCCGGCAATTTTATCCCGATATTGGGCGATTCTCTCGTTCACTCCGTCACCCCATCCGAAACTTTGCTAGACCCTCTTTACATCTGTGTACGCATGATCTCCTGATAGGCTTCGATCGCTTTGTTTCGGACCTGTGTCGTAAGCTGCAGGGAAAGCAGTGCTTGCTGAGAAGTGATCATGACTTGATCCACATCAACTTTGCCTGCCATGAATTGGTCGGACATCTGGTGTGTAGCGGCTTCCTGCTGCCCTACTTCATTGAGAGCATCCTTCAGGAAAGAACCAAAATCCTTTAAGGATTCGGAAGGTGTCGCTTTCGTCAACTCATTGTTAGGCGATTGAATCTGCTGTATTACCGGTGTCTGTACATTAAACATGGCGTTTTGAATCATGCTTTACTCTCCCTATTCAATAGTTAGTAGTCCTGGAACTTAGCGACCGATTTCAAGCGCTTTGGAAACCATCGCTTTTGATGCATTCAGAGCTGTTACATTGGCTTCGTACGAGCGTGTTGCAGAAATCATGTCAACCATTTCTTTCATAATGTCTACATTAGGCATATATACATAACCATCTTTATCAGCGTCCGGGTGACCCGGATTGTACACAGGCTTCAAAGGTGACTGATCTTCCTGAATTTGCGCAACCTTGACGCCAGCGGAACCCGTACCATTTCCTTCCATTTGAGCTTTCAAAACATCGGCAAAGCCAGATTGGTTCGGCTCCAAAACAACCGTTTTTCTCCGATATGGAATTGCTTGTCCATTCTCCACTTTGGCCCGAGTTGTCTCTGCGTTCGCGATGTTACTTGATATAACATCCATCCGCAACCGTTGGGCCGTAAGTGCAGATGCGCTAATATCAAAGCCGTTGTTAATCTTCACCTAATCCTATCTCCCTTCTACCGCTGTTCTCATCATTTTGATACGTTCATTAATTTCTTGGATGTAGGCATTATATCTTAGTTGATTTTCAGCCATAAGACTCATTTCTCTGTCGACATCGACGTTGTTCATATTATTGTTCATGACTGAGTACCCATCTTTGGTGACCATAGCGTCCGGAATAGAGTTCACAGGTCCTATTTGAAAATGTCTTGCATTGGTAACTTTTCCACGCAGTGGCGTTACATCACCGTCCATTTGCTGCTGAAGCAATTCTTCAAATGAAACCTCCGAACGCTTAAAATACGGGGTATCCACATTGGAAATGTTGTTGGCTATCACACGTTGTCTCGTATTGGCCGCCTGAACACCTGCCTGAAGCTTTTGAAAGCTAATATCACCCAGCAGATTCATTTAGCTCCTCCCTTCCAGCGTCTACTCCAAAGTAAGATTCAATAAAACAAGATTTTTCACTTTTTTTCGACAATTTAATTTCATAATTATACATTTCTCTTAGGTCTTAAGTAGAAAATAATTGCTTTCTGTCATATATTCTAAGTTTCGTAGAGTTGGGACCTAATTACAATAAGAAAAAAGCCCTATCTTTTTTAAAAAAGAGGGCTTTAGATGCATAAAATGTTAAATTTTTCAGGTTTTTTTCGAGAAAACGAGCTTTTTTTTAGCACTTTACACCTGTAAAAGATTACACGTCCTACTTTTGGAATAGACAGAAAAATCATCAACTTAACTTTTAACTAGGTCTATTTAACGGTGCAAGATAGTGTTATTCTGGACCACACACCCTATTTTTAGAAACCCTATTCATAAAATATACTGACTAAGGTCCCTGTTTTGGGCAATATCACCCAGCTTCTCACGAACATATTCAGGCGTAATGATCATACGATCCAATGTAAGCTCAGGAGCTTCGAAGGATAAATCCTCCAGCAGCTTTTCTAAAATAGTATGCAAACGGCGCGCGCCGATATTTTCCGTGTTTCGATTTACGGACTCGGCAATGCTGGCAATCTCACGGATCGCATCCGCTGAAAATTCAACTTCGATCTCTTCAGTGCGGAGCAGATCCGTATATTGCTTGGTCAGCGCATTTTTAGGCTCCGTCAATATCGATACAAACTCATCCAGGGTCAAACTGCTCAGCTCTACACGGATGGGAAAACGGCCTTGAAGTTCAGGGATAAGGTCAGACGGCTTGGCGACATGAAAGGCCCCTGCAGCAATAAACAGAATGTAATCCGTTCTTACCGGACCATATTTGGTCATAATGGTAGAGCCCTCGACAATAGGCAAAATGTCACGCTGGACGCCCTCTCTGGAAACGTCAGGACCATTCCCCTTGCCCTGGCTGGCAATCTTATCTATTTCATCGATGAAAATAATACCGGACTGTTCAGCACGTTTCACAGACTCCTGAATTACATCATCCATGTCGATCAGCTTGGCGGCCTCATCCTGAATCAGAACCTTACGGGCCTCCTTCACGGATAACTTGCGCTTTTTAGTCCGCTTGGGCAGAAAACTTCCGAACATCTCCTGCATATTCATACCCATTTGTTCATTTCCTTGCCCGGCAAACATATCGAGCATATTGGGTGCGGTATCCTCCACATCAATCTCTATGATCTCATCCTCAAGCTTACCGGACAGCAAATCAAATTTGACCTTGCGTCTTTTCTCCGTCAAGGAAGCGTCCTGTTGTGGTTGTTCTTCTTCTACCGCAGCACCCGGGTTGTTACCGAACAGCATTTCAAAGGGATTACGCTGCGATTTGCCCGACTTCTCCGCAGGTACAAGAATGTTGACAATCCGTTCATTGGCCATGTCCTCCGCTTTGTCCTTCACATTCTCTGTTCGCTCCGCCTTCACGATGCGTATGGAGGTTTCCATCAGATCACGTACCATGGACTCCACATCACGACCAACGTAGCCCACTTCTGTGAATTTGGTCGCTTCAATCTTGACAAAAGGAGCCCCCACAAGCCGTGCAAGTCTACGCGCAATTTCCGTTTTACCCACACCTGTCGGCCCGATCATCAAAATATTTTTAGGCACAATCTCATCCCGGACATCATCCGGCAACTTACTGCGACGATAACGGTTGCGCAAGGCAACAGCAACAGATTTTTTAGCCTGCTTTTGTCCGACAATATACTTATCCAGCTCGGATACAATTTGTCTGGGCGTCAACGATTGATTCTTCATTTTGCATTCCTCCACCCTTGAATACTCAGAGCCGATTTACAGTTCTTCCACGATAATCTGATTGTTTGTATACACGCATATTTCTGAAGCGACCTCTAAAGCTTCCCGCGCCATATCCTTTGCATCCATATCAGTTCCATGACGTTTGAACGCTCGAGCAGCCGCCAATGCAAAATTACCACCTGAGCCAATCGCAAGTACATCATCGTCTGGCTCGATAATTTCCCCGCCTCCGGAAATGAGTAGCATGCCGGAGGTATCCATCACAATCATTAGCGCCTCCAGCTTGCGCAGAATACGATCCTGTCGCCAGTCCTTGGCCAGTTCTACGGCAGCCCGTTGCAGATTGCCGTGATGTTCCTCCAGCTTGCTTTCAAACTTTTCAAATAATGTGATGGCATCAGCCACCGAACCCGCAAATCCCGCAACGACTTGCCCACGATACAATCTACGTACTTTTTTAGCAGTTTGCTTCATAACAACACTGTTGCCGAACGTTACCTGTCCATCACCCGCAATAGCTCCTTTGCCATTGTGGCGTACAGCGCAGATGGTGGTAGCATGAAAGGACATATCCATAACGCGCTCCTCCTTTTCCTTCATCCTTATGCCTGTACTTCAGCTGTCATAACTCCTGTTTCATCGATGTAACGACGCAAGCTTTCCAGTGCGCGATTCGCGAGCGCTTCGTTCTTTTCCTTCTTATTGCGGATCCGCTTCTCCAGCTTTGGCAGCAGACCGAAGTTTGCATTCATCGGCTGAAAATGCTTGAAATCCGCGGTCGTAATATACCGCGCCATACTGCCTAGTGTCGTTTCCGCAGGGAATACAAACAATTCCTGTCCCTGCGCCGCACGCGCCGCATTCATTCCCGCAAGCAAGCCTGAAGCTGCTGATTCCACATACCCCTCTACGCCGGTCATTTGCCCAGCAAAGAACAAATTGCTTCTCCCCTTGAATTGATAGGTTGGTTGAAGCTGCTGAGGAGAATTAATAAAGGTATTACGATGCATCACACCATAACGTACAAACTCTGCCTTTTCGAGACCCGGTATCATAGAAAATACACGCTTTTGCTCCCCCCATTTGAGGTGAGTCTGGAAGCCAACCAGATTATACAGCGTGCCTGCAGCATTATCTTGACGAAGCTGAACAACTGCATACGGCAGCTCGCCTGTATGTGGATTTACTAACCCAACTGGCTTCATGGGTCCGAACAATGCAGTCTGTTTCCCACGCTGCATCATCACTTCGATAGGCATACAGCCCTCGAAATAGATTTCTTTTTCAAATTCCTTAACTTGTGCCACCTCGGCCGTAATCAAGGCCTCATAAAAAGCGTCAAATTCCGCTTCATTCATCGGACAATTCAAGTAAGCCGCTTCTCCCTTATCATAACGGGAGGCCAGGTACACCTTGCTCATGTCAATGGAGTCCTTTTCAACAATCGGGGCTGCAGCATCGTAAAAGTAAAAATACTCCTCTCCCATCAGCGATTTAATCTGTTCTGACAAAGCCGGAGAAGTTAAGGGCCCTGTTGCAATGACCACAATGCCATCCTGTGGAATTTCCTGAAGCTCTTCATTCACGACCTCAATCAGCGGATGCTGATGAAGTGTATCTGTAATATGGCCGGAAAATCCGTCACGATCCACTGCCAACGCACCGCCAGCTGGAACAGCATGACGATCTGCTGCGCTCAAAATCAAGGAATTCAGCATTCTCATTTCTTCCTTCAGCACGCCCACTGCATTTGTTAGACCGTTTGCTCGCAAGGAATTACTGCACACCAGTTCAGCAAATTTATCTGTATGATGTGCCGGTGTTTTTACTACCGGCCTCATTTCATATAACTTGACAGGTACTCCACGGCTTGCAATTTGCCAGGCAGCTTCGCTGCCCGCCAAACCTGCTCCGATGACCGTTACCTTTTGCATTTCACTCACGTATAAATCCCCCTGCTATTGTTGTTCTTATGAAGTCTCTACACCCTCATCGCTCTCTTCCAGCATTTCGCTGTGATCACAGACGGTACAATTGAGCTTCGTTCCCTGTTTTGTTCGTTTTTCGACCATTAGACCGCTACAGCTTGGACAAGGCTTAATGGACGGTTTATCCCAAGATACAAAATCGCATTCCGGGTAGCGGTCACAACCGTAGAAGACACGTCCTTTTTTACTCCGTCGTTCGACGACATGACCCTCACCGCATGTAGGACAAGTGATCCCGATATCCTTGACAATTGGCTTAGTGTTGCGGCAATCCGGGAAGGCAGAGCAGGCCAGAAATTTACCAAAGCGACCTAGCTTATACACCATTGGGCTGCCACATTTATCACAGATGACATCAGACACTTCATCCTTGATCTCAATTTCCTTCATTTCTTCCTCTGCCACTTCCAGACGCTTCTCAAATGACTCGTAAAAGTCACTTAAGACTTTAACCCAATTTCCTTCTCCATCTTCTACATGGTCAAGATCATCTTCCATATTGGCAGTAAACTCCACATTCAGAATCTCAGGAAAGAACTCCTCCATTTGTTCAATGACCAATTCTCCCAGCTCTGTAGGGAAGAACTTCTTTTCCTCAATGGCGACGTAACCACGCTTCTGAATGGTCTCCAGCGTAGGAGCATACGTACTCGGGCGCCCTATACCCAATTCTTCCAGCGTTTTGACCAGTCTTGCTTCTGTATAACGAGGAGGCGGTTGTGTAAAATGCTGCTTTGGTTCAACCGATTCTTTTTTCAGCTTATCGCCCGGTTGAAGTGGCGGCAGCAGCTTATCTTCTTCGGTTTTACCGTCGTCATTCCCCTCCACATACACTTTCATAAAGCCTGGAAAACGAACTTTAGAACCGGCTGCGCGGAAAATCGTCTCACCTGCTTCAATATCAACGGACAGGGTATCCATAATAGCGGAAGCCATCTGGCTCGCCATAAAACGTTCCCATACCAGTTTGTACAACCGGAACTGATCCCGGCTCATAAACGGCTTAACGGTTTCTGGATCACGCAAGGCAGAGGTTGGACGAATCGCTTCATGTGCATCCTGAGCATTGGCCGATTTTTTGGAATACTGACGAGGACTTTCAGGTACAAAATCTTCGCCATATTTTTGAATGATAATTTCCTTTGCTTCCTCTTGAGCCGAAGCGGCGATCCGTGTGGAATCCGTACGCATATACGTAATTAGACCCACGGTCCCTTCCTTGCCTAAATCCACGCCCTCATATAGCTGCTGAGCTACAGACATCGTTTTGGATGCACGGAAGTTGAGCTTCCGAGCTGCCTCTTGCTGTAAGGAACTTGTT
This DNA window, taken from Paenibacillus kribbensis, encodes the following:
- the fliE gene encoding flagellar hook-basal body complex protein FliE, producing MIQNAMFNVQTPVIQQIQSPNNELTKATPSESLKDFGSFLKDALNEVGQQEAATHQMSDQFMAGKVDVDQVMITSQQALLSLQLTTQVRNKAIEAYQEIMRTQM
- the flgC gene encoding flagellar basal body rod protein FlgC, translated to MKINNGFDISASALTAQRLRMDVISSNIANAETTRAKVENGQAIPYRRKTVVLEPNQSGFADVLKAQMEGNGTGSAGVKVAQIQEDQSPLKPVYNPGHPDADKDGYVYMPNVDIMKEMVDMISATRSYEANVTALNASKAMVSKALEIGR
- the flgB gene encoding flagellar basal body rod protein FlgB, with protein sequence MNLLGDISFQKLQAGVQAANTRQRVIANNISNVDTPYFKRSEVSFEELLQQQMDGDVTPLRGKVTNARHFQIGPVNSIPDAMVTKDGYSVMNNNMNNVDVDREMSLMAENQLRYNAYIQEINERIKMMRTAVEGR
- the hslU gene encoding ATP-dependent protease ATPase subunit HslU; this translates as MKNQSLTPRQIVSELDKYIVGQKQAKKSVAVALRNRYRRSKLPDDVRDEIVPKNILMIGPTGVGKTEIARRLARLVGAPFVKIEATKFTEVGYVGRDVESMVRDLMETSIRIVKAERTENVKDKAEDMANERIVNILVPAEKSGKSQRNPFEMLFGNNPGAAVEEEQPQQDASLTEKRRKVKFDLLSGKLEDEIIEIDVEDTAPNMLDMFAGQGNEQMGMNMQEMFGSFLPKRTKKRKLSVKEARKVLIQDEAAKLIDMDDVIQESVKRAEQSGIIFIDEIDKIASQGKGNGPDVSREGVQRDILPIVEGSTIMTKYGPVRTDYILFIAAGAFHVAKPSDLIPELQGRFPIRVELSSLTLDEFVSILTEPKNALTKQYTDLLRTEEIEVEFSADAIREIASIAESVNRNTENIGARRLHTILEKLLEDLSFEAPELTLDRMIITPEYVREKLGDIAQNRDLSQYIL
- the hslV gene encoding ATP-dependent protease subunit HslV; translation: MDMSFHATTICAVRHNGKGAIAGDGQVTFGNSVVMKQTAKKVRRLYRGQVVAGFAGSVADAITLFEKFESKLEEHHGNLQRAAVELAKDWRQDRILRKLEALMIVMDTSGMLLISGGGEIIEPDDDVLAIGSGGNFALAAARAFKRHGTDMDAKDMAREALEVASEICVYTNNQIIVEEL
- the trmFO gene encoding FADH(2)-oxidizing methylenetetrahydrofolate--tRNA-(uracil(54)-C(5))-methyltransferase TrmFO; this translates as MSEMQKVTVIGAGLAGSEAAWQIASRGVPVKLYEMRPVVKTPAHHTDKFAELVCSNSLRANGLTNAVGVLKEEMRMLNSLILSAADRHAVPAGGALAVDRDGFSGHITDTLHQHPLIEVVNEELQEIPQDGIVVIATGPLTSPALSEQIKSLMGEEYFYFYDAAAPIVEKDSIDMSKVYLASRYDKGEAAYLNCPMNEAEFDAFYEALITAEVAQVKEFEKEIYFEGCMPIEVMMQRGKQTALFGPMKPVGLVNPHTGELPYAVVQLRQDNAAGTLYNLVGFQTHLKWGEQKRVFSMIPGLEKAEFVRYGVMHRNTFINSPQQLQPTYQFKGRSNLFFAGQMTGVEGYVESAASGLLAGMNAARAAQGQELFVFPAETTLGSMARYITTADFKHFQPMNANFGLLPKLEKRIRNKKEKNEALANRALESLRRYIDETGVMTAEVQA
- the topA gene encoding type I DNA topoisomerase, which gives rise to MADSLVIVESPSKAKTIGKYLGSKYIVKASMGHIRDLPKSQIGVEVENDFNPKYITIRGKGSILKELKDARKKVKKVYLAADPDREGEAIAWHLAHALELDDTADCRVVFNEITKQAVKDAFKTPRKINMDLVNAQQARRILDRLVGYKISPLLWKKVKKGLSAGRVQSVAVKIILDRETEISEFVPEEYWTITAKLAIKDSTFEAKFHKLRGEKKELSSEADVQEVLKAIGKSSYKVQDVKEKERLRNPSPPFTTSSLQQEAARKLNFRASKTMSVAQQLYEGVDLGKEGTVGLITYMRTDSTRIAASAQEEAKEIIIQKYGEDFVPESPRQYSKKSANAQDAHEAIRPTSALRDPETVKPFMSRDQFRLYKLVWERFMASQMASAIMDTLSVDIEAGETIFRAAGSKVRFPGFMKVYVEGNDDGKTEEDKLLPPLQPGDKLKKESVEPKQHFTQPPPRYTEARLVKTLEELGIGRPSTYAPTLETIQKRGYVAIEEKKFFPTELGELVIEQMEEFFPEILNVEFTANMEDDLDHVEDGEGNWVKVLSDFYESFEKRLEVAEEEMKEIEIKDEVSDVICDKCGSPMVYKLGRFGKFLACSAFPDCRNTKPIVKDIGITCPTCGEGHVVERRSKKGRVFYGCDRYPECDFVSWDKPSIKPCPSCSGLMVEKRTKQGTKLNCTVCDHSEMLEESDEGVETS